From a single Prionailurus viverrinus isolate Anna unplaced genomic scaffold, UM_Priviv_1.0 scaffold_57, whole genome shotgun sequence genomic region:
- the SPIN4 gene encoding spindlin-4: MSPPTVPPMGVDGVSAYLMKKRHTHRKQRRKPTFLTRRNIVGCRIQHGWKEGNEPVEQWKGTVLEQVSVKPTLYIIKYDGKDSVYGLELHRDKRVLALEILPERVPTPRIDSRLADFLIGKAVGHVFEGEHGTKDEWKGMVLARAPVMDTWFYITYEKDPVLYMYTLLDDYKDGDLRIIPDSNYYFPTAEREPGEVVDSLVGKQVEHAKDDGSKRTGIFIHQVVAKPSVYFIKFDDDIHIYVYGLVKTP, encoded by the coding sequence ATGTCGCCCCCAACAGTGCCTCCGATGGGTGTAGATGGCGTGTCCGCATACCTGATGAAGAAAAGGCACACCCACAGGAAGCAGCGACGCAAGCCCACTTTCCTCACGCGTAGGAACATCGTAGGCTGCCGCATTCAACACGGTTGGAAGGAAGGCAACGAGCCGGTGGAGCAGTGGAAGGGCACAGTGCTCGAGCAGGTTTCTGTGAAGCCCACCCTCTACATCATCAAATATGATGGCAAAGATAGTGTATATGGACTAGAGCTGCACCGAGATAAGAGAGTTTTAGCGCTAGAAATCCTTCCTGAAAGAGTGCCAACTCCTCGCATTGATTCTCGTCTGGCAGATTTCCTGATTGGCAAAGCGGTGGGGCATGTGTTTGAGGGTGAGCACGGTACGAAAGATGAATGGAAAGGCATGGTCCTGGCGCGAGCTCCCGTGATGGACACTTGGTTTTACATCACCTACGAGAAAGATCCTGTCCTTTACATGTACACGCTGCTGGATGACTACAAAGATGGTGACCTGCGCATCATTCCAGATTCCAACTACTATTTCCCTACAGCAGAACGGGAGCCTGGAGAAGTGGTCGACAGCCTTGTGGGCAAGCAAGTGGAACATGCCAAAGATGATGGGTCCAAGAGAACCGGCATTTTTATCCATCAAGTGGTGGCCAAACCGTCTGTCTACTTCATCAAGTTTGATGATGATATTCACATTTATGTCTATGGCTTGGTGAAAACTCCCTAA